The following coding sequences lie in one Hyalangium gracile genomic window:
- a CDS encoding RDD family protein — protein sequence MTPASDTLLDGSHTVLTPEYVEFRFTLAGIYSRFLAWLLDAVIVLMGTGAVLFALNLAMMAFPGFASALSLVVYFLVDWGYGIGLETAWSGQTVGKRVMSLRVIQESGVRIGFYHAALRNLVRPVDRLPFLYLVGGIAALVSRSHQRLGDMLAGTIVVRERRLKVPSALGTTGEEGLLADPLFVSRVKKLSTEEREVILSAALRREELRMEARLQLFSALGTRLQEALAMEKPAHLSDEKWTLLVAAALVPPPSARAKLPRSRPRAAQRA from the coding sequence GTGACGCCCGCCTCCGACACGCTGCTCGACGGCAGCCACACCGTCCTCACTCCCGAGTACGTGGAGTTCCGCTTCACGCTCGCGGGCATCTACTCGCGCTTCCTCGCCTGGCTGCTGGATGCAGTCATCGTGCTGATGGGCACGGGGGCGGTGCTGTTCGCCCTCAACCTGGCGATGATGGCCTTCCCGGGCTTCGCCAGCGCATTGAGCCTGGTGGTGTATTTCCTGGTGGACTGGGGGTACGGCATCGGCCTGGAGACAGCCTGGAGCGGGCAGACGGTCGGCAAGCGCGTCATGTCCCTGCGGGTCATCCAGGAGAGTGGAGTGCGCATCGGCTTCTACCACGCGGCGCTGCGCAACCTGGTCCGCCCGGTGGACCGGCTGCCCTTCCTCTATCTGGTGGGAGGCATCGCCGCGCTCGTCTCCCGCTCGCACCAGCGGCTGGGGGACATGCTGGCGGGCACCATCGTCGTGCGCGAGCGTCGGCTGAAGGTGCCCTCGGCGCTGGGCACCACCGGAGAGGAGGGCCTGCTGGCCGATCCCCTCTTCGTCTCCCGGGTGAAGAAGCTCTCCACCGAGGAGCGCGAGGTCATCCTCTCGGCCGCCCTGCGCCGCGAGGAGCTGCGCATGGAGGCCCGGCTCCAGCTCTTCTCCGCGCTGGGCACCCGGCTGCAGGAGGCGCTGGCCATGGAGAAGCCGGCGCACCTCTCGGACGAGAAGTGGACGCTGCTGGTGGCCGCCGCGCTCGTGCCTCCGCCGAGCGCGAGGGCGAAGCTCCCGCGCTCCCGCCCCCGTGCCGCGCAGCGCGCCTGA